The following are from one region of the Dreissena polymorpha isolate Duluth1 chromosome 2, UMN_Dpol_1.0, whole genome shotgun sequence genome:
- the LOC127868007 gene encoding NHP2-like protein 1, translated as MADEVNPKAYPLADATLTQKILDLVQQAASYKQLKKGANEATKTLNRGIAEFIVMAADAEPLEILLHLPLLCEDKNIPYVFVKSKQALGRACGVSRPVISCSVIVHEGSQLKPKIQEVQQSIEKLLI; from the exons ATG GCAGATGAAGTGAACCCTAAAGCATATCCTCTGGCTGATGCCACTTTGACTCAGAAGATTCTGGACTTGGTTCAGCAGGCTGCCAGCTACAAGCAGCTGAAGAAAGGTGCCAATGAAG CCACAAAGACTTTGAACCGTGGTATTGCTGAGTTTATTGTCATGGCAGCAGATGCTGAACCACTGGAGATTCTTCTGCATCTTCCACTCTTGTGTGAGGACAAG AACATCCCCTATGTTTTTGTGAAGTCTAAGCAAG CATTGGGTCGCGCCTGTGGAGTGAGCCGCCCAGTGATCTCCTGCTCAGTGATCGTGCACGAGGGGTCACAGCTGAAGCCCAAGATACAGGAAGTTCAGCAGAGCATCGAGAAACTGCTCATCTAG